From the genome of Oncorhynchus gorbuscha isolate QuinsamMale2020 ecotype Even-year linkage group LG18, OgorEven_v1.0, whole genome shotgun sequence:
AGATATTTAAAAATATGCTGTGGGAATACATTTTGACAGCATGCTGTGATAGCTAGTAAAATATAGTCCAACATATATTTCATAAATATATGTTGGCATGTATTTTAATGAAtggaaaatgtatatatttttttaccttacatactgtagctaggctACATTAAAATCCAATGCATAAAACTACACATTTCAGCACTAAATCACAATGGCATGCTGTGGTATACTTTAAAAAGTTATGAATGAATTACTAGTGACTGACAACTACAAGAGTGCTTTCAATAATCTTTATTTCTTGCTCAAATAACCCTTGGTGAATTGTGGCATGTGAGTCACTTGTAAAGTCGTATCTGAAACACAAATATAATGTACAAATTATCTCTGTGCACTTAACATCTATATGtgaaaataatgtattgtgttacaaCTGATTCCTTCACCTCGTGTCCATTTTCAGACACAAGTTGACAGTGACCCTTTGGATAAAGCAGAGACCGAGTCAGTGAAAATATTCCACAGAAGATGAAGAATAAATTAGGGGTTAATGTTCATGAACATCAAAGCAAAATTATTACAAAAGATTACTTAAATTGGCTGGGGTCTGTCGATTGGCAGCTGAGGATCCAGACCAGAAGGATACACTGCAGGAGAGAAAAATAGGATTATTTTTTGCTAGAAAtaatctaacgttagctagccagtcCTGAGACACCCAACCCTCACTAAAactagctaaattagctagctagcaagcaacgcTTGGTTAGCCTAGAAAATTAAACTAGACTCCGTAACAAATAGCGTTGGCAATTAAATTATATCAAATACAAACATGACATTAACTCTACTCAACTTTCATTTTCAAAACAATTCTTACCTTGGTCAGTCACACTGCACTTCTGTGGCAAGCTAAAGAAGGAGCTAGCTAGCTCGACAAAAACTCTTGCTTGCCAGTTGAATAAATCACTTCTTCCTCTGTCACCCACCAGGTTAAAAGCATTTAAATTAAATGTTAAGAATGTATAATCAACTAAAATGGCATTATCCAAGAGATATTTTGGGGGATGACAGCTGCTCGTCTCCTTCTGAGGAAAAATCTAAATTGCAATGGCTGCTCTGTCAGTTAAAGGCAGGGCTCGGGAACATTTCAAATTTTGACTGACAGCCCggaaaaatatatacaaatatatgttATAGATTCAAGTGTCTTTTAAACACCTAATTTATTTGTACTGTTTCATAAGTGGCAGGTAGGCCATACCTCAGTAACCGTAGAATACATTTTTAACTACAACTCAATGATCCATCTTTTGCATGTAAAACACAATTTCCAGAACCTAATGCTAAGGTACCAGAGGTCAATAGAGACTCAACATTATCATTAGAGAAGGTTGTGAGGAGTGTGTATTTTATGCATATATTTTACAAATATATGTACaaatttttttttcttccatatatatatattgggaaAATCTCTATCAATCTATTTAATTATATTATTTTCCCATATGGGATACTACAGAATAGCTCTGCCATACTATGTACAGTAATACATTGTGTGGTTTATACAGCCCAATAACAAAGAAACTCAAAGGGGAACAACCAAAATTCATATTGTAAGGTGTTAGTATCAGCTACTTTGAGTACATCATATAATATGCCTAGACAACACTATGGAaaagatacagacacacacacacagttatgacGTCATGTGCCCCTGTGAGGCACAGAGCATGACAGTTCCCTTTCTATCAATCTTATCTAGAAACTAAGCAAGTGGTTTTACTGAAAGGAAGGAACGGCTACCGGTTAGGATGTCATGAAAATCAAACCAATGGTGTACAACTTCGGCTGCAGACAGCCTCTAAAACTAGAGGAAAGAGTTTtatccacaggaggctgctgaggagaggactgctcataataatggttgaaatgtgtttgatgtgttcgtTACCATTCCATTTATTGCTGAGCCCGTCCTCACCAGCTAAGGTACCACCGGGCTGCCTGTGGTTTTATCATTATCTTAAGCAGTGAAACCACGTATTTCTTTGGAGATACCAGATAACTCATAATCTGGTGTTAATTTTTACTACACACATCATCATAAAAGTATGTCTGTGAAAAAATATGACATTTAAGAAAAATGGCAACAAATGTTGTATTTTGAAATTGTATTTTAATATTAAATGTAATATTAAAATtttcttcctctgtgtgtgtatatatatatatatatatataccacattACGAAAACTCACAAATATAAAGTATTTATGTTATAAGTATACACACAGAAAAAGAAGCAGGAAACATTTTTATACATCTGTATACTGTGTTAGAACGCTGAAGTGCTCTTAGCTGCTCGTGGTTTTGTCACATTTCACCATGTAATGACTTAAGAAATCACTTGAAGTTCATTTCAAGaacaaaataaaaacaacatATAATAAAACTGCACACACTCCTCCTGAAGGAGCATGTGTAAGGCAACATTTGCAGTAGCAGAGGTTTATATACACACATATTGAAGGATAGAAAGCTATAGAGTCACATGTTAGAGTGGATCCATGTTACAGCTATATTGTGAAACTATACTATGCTATAATCGTTCAttcataaaaataaatgtatttatgATTTTTATCCCTGGACTATTAGTCTATTCCAAATCATGGGATTCCTCACCTAGTATATCTTGGTATGCACATTTTCATTTCAGCCAATCGTACTTCACCAAGTCTGTTTGAATGTTTTAGATTTACAGACTTTATAACAGTAAGATGGTTGGAATGAAAACCTAAATACGCAGGATTCCGTCAGTATTTAATGATTTGAAACTTTTTTTAAAGGCACTTTTCAAACATTAAATCTGCTGGCATGTTTCTCTTTTTAAGGACTTGTGGCTATGgctaggtacaaatctgtcattctgcccctgaacaggcagttaacccactgttcctaggcagtcattgaaaataagaatttgttcttaactgacttgcctagttaaataaaggtaaaataaaatctaAATAACATTAGAGTTAAGGAAAATAATTGTTTTGTTTCAGTAATATGATTCTCCTGCCATTAAAATCCACATGAAATgttgcagtgtgcagtgtggtgtgtggtgtgagtAAAAATGATGGCACCTTTTTAGATACATTAAGGCTTTAGGGTTGATGAGCCGTAAATGTCACAACAATAGCCAGCTatcaccacagagagacagatggaacgTTTCCCTTTGGTCCAATACCTTGTCAAGGTGTGGTATTAGGACTACAAATGGCTATTATAACAGTTTTAATGAAAATATTCACTTTTGAAATGTAGGACCTAACAGTTGTCGTTAAGAAAGGCTTGTGAACTGGAGATCCCAGTTTTTACTCTGTTTGTCTCCCGACGCGTCAACTTTGAACACCTGCTAAATTAAATCTATTGGGATATGAAGACTCCATAGGATTTTTGAGAACTTGGGTTTAAGTGGGTGTTCAGGTGTGATCATATGCAGTTTATTTCCCTCAGAGCTGTACATACACACCAACTGTCTCCCAATATTTTGCAGCCTACAAAGAAACAAACGTAAACATTTTGCATAGCGATAAAGCCACTCCACAAACTCACACTTACAAAAGAGACCAAAAACTTGAAATGTCCACTCGTGTCTTCTTCTCTCTTGTTGGATGATGTCCATGAGAATTCCACAGATAGGAAAATAGGCATCCAATTCTGCCACCCACAGGTCTTTGTTTTTAAAACTAAACGTGAGAAAAATACAGGCAGAATCAGACACTTGTCATTAAGTCAGTGCACTGGAAAGGGGCAAGTCCACGCCACttcagtggaggggaggggggggggtgcctCCTATCCATATTCAACACTCAGAAGTCCCAAATGTAATGGACTCGGACAACGGCCCCCTATTCACCTCCTCAGTTTATCGTATTTGTGTCCCCTCACATCATCACTTAATCACTCCTCTTCATCTTTTTATCTGTCCTTTCAGAAAGGTAAGGTATCCATGAAGATTTTGTCTACGATGGGCGGTGGGGGAACCAGGTCCTCCAGCTTCAGGTAGAAGATGCGCTGCAGGCCCTGGGTGCAGAGGGTGCGCAGCTCAGGGAGCTTCCCCAGTAGTCGGGACAGGAAGTTGGGCTGGGGCCTCCCCGCATCGGAGCCACTGCTGGTCACATGGTCCCTCAGACAGGTGATGAGGCAGTTCTGGAACTCCTCCACCCGTTTGGGCTCTTTAAGGCCATGGCGATCTGAGGAGAAACCACAAGGAGAAACATCTTGATGAGAAACGTGAATgggcatttcactgtaccattTACAACTGCTGTGCATGTGAGCATTAAACTCTGattcatttgattttgatttgactatAGCCTATATCACATGCATATGTTATGCTTGTTTCAGTGTTagaactacagtgccttcagaaaatattaataccccttgacttagtccacattttgttgtgttacagcctgtattcaaaatgtattcaattgattttatttctcacccatctacaaacaataccccataatgacaaagagaaaacatctttatttaaaatgaagtacagaaatatctaatttacatatatattcacacccctgagtcaatactttgtagaagcacctttggcagcgattacagctgtgagtctttctgggtaagtctctaagagccttCTACACCTGGAGTGTGCAACATTTGCTCatgttcttttcaaaattcttcaaggttggttgctgatcattgctagacaaccatttttaggtcttgccatagattttcaattaGATTTAAGACAAAGCTGTAACTCGGCAGAACATTCACCGTctttttggtaagcaactccagtgtagatttggccttgtgttctaggttattgtcctgctgaaagatgaattcatctcccagtgtctagtggagagcagactgaaccaggttttttttcctgtgcttagctctattccatttattttttatcctgaaatatTCCAGAGTCCTTAACGATTataagcatacacataacatgacacagccaccactatgcttgaaaatatagagaGTGGTACTCTGCAATGTGTTGTTTTGgaattgccccaaacataacactttgtattcaggacaaaaagtgaattgctttgctacATTTGTttggcagtattactttagtgccttgttgcaatcaggatgcatgttttggaatattttatttatgtacaggcttccttctttccaatgtcagttaggttagtattgtggagttactacattgttgttgatccattctcagttttctcctatcacagaaagtcacaattggcctcatggttaaatccctgagcggtgggcctcccaagtggtgcagtggtctaaggcactgcatcacagtgctagaggcgcccctacagacccgggttcgatcctgggctgtatcacaactggccatgatcgggaatcccatagggcggcacacaattggccaagcgtcgtccgggttaggggaaggtttggctgGGGGGGCTTTAATTGGCTCATTacactctagtgactccttgtggcgggccaggcgcctgcaggctgaacTCCCGgttgtcagttgaacggtgtttcctccaacacaatGGTGCgattggcttccgggttaagtggccACCCACAAATGTCTCAgtgacacaatgaatggtcgttttgttcgataaattccttctttatatccccaaaatgtcaatttatttggcgcgtttgattcagaaatacaccagTTCCAATTCGCCCAACATGACTAAGTATCTAATAAGTTCCCtataaacttggtccaaacatctaatccaacctcaggtacactaaaatgtaaataatcgatcaaatttaagacggaataaactGTTTCCAATACCGGGTGAAAAACAAAGAGGAGCGCGTGCTCCTGTTCACGCGCACCAAAAGACTAGAGTCCACCTGAGTGATGCATAGAAAAAATAACTTCTTAAtttttcaaaagaaaaacattgaacaatttctaaagactgttgacatctagtggaagccacaGGAACTACAATCTGGGCCCTAATAAATCAGGTTTCCCATAGAAAAGCATTGGAATACACAATGACCTCAAAAAATGTTTCCCTGGATGGATTgtgctcggggtttcgcctgccaaatcagttctgttatactcacagacattattttaacagttttagaaactttagagtgttttctatccaatactacaaTGTATTGCATaacctagcttctgggcctgagtaacaggcagtttactttgggcattgttttcatccggacgtgaaaatacggCCCCCTAGCCCAAAGACATTTCAGCCTTTTCATTTTTCATTAACTTGTAAAAacttctaaaaacataattacacTTTGACCGTATGGGTTATgtctgtgtaggccagtgacacacaatctaaatgtaatctattttatgtcaaggggtgtgaataatttctgaaggcactgtacacttAGAGTTATACCTTTCAGCTCCTAGTGGAGCAAATAAGTGGCTCACTAaaaatgtgtgcgtgtgtttgtgtgtctcacctgtgatGATGACCAGTGCTGCAAGGCAGGCGAATGAGGACACGTCCAGGTTCATGCGGTGGAGGCTCTGGGAGAAGTCCATGATGGAGTCGATCCAGTCGCCAAAGCCTCGCACACACTGCATACGGTGAAGCACCACGCCGTTGCAGAAGATCAGCTTGTCTTTCTCAGGACTCGACCTAGACACAGAACAGTCTTAACATATATTGTAGAAACATTGGGCACACATTTGTGTTTTTTACAGAGTAaatgtatgcatcccaaatggcactattccctatttactgcaatacttttgaccagggcccatagggaacaaggtgccatttgggatgcagacaatgGTTACAGTGGTAATTATACCTGTATGCTAGCCGGAGGATAAAGAGTTCCACGAAAGCAGATTCCAGGAGCAGCTCCTGGTCTTCCGGGCAGAAGGCGATGAATTCTGGGATGGTCTCGGCCCATTTCCGAATCACATCCATGGTGCCTGTCAGCAGGTCGTAGAACTGCTGGATGTCATTGGCATCCTCTTTCTCTGATAGGCTGGCCACCGTCTCCTGGTACTGAGGAGTGGATAGAAGAAAGAAAGGGATGACTCACTGCCTCTGATGTCCTTCTCTTCACAACATGTAGTGTGAAATGGGATCGAGATTACTGCCATCAAAGAAGCTTAATTACATAACTATATTATAGCAAGAAGCTTAACTTTAACAGCAGCAACTGGCTAAATTCTGAGAGAGATTCAGACAACTAATAATATGATGTTCCATGAGTCACATGTCTGGAGGTCCTACCTTGGAGTAGTCCAGCTTTCCGATGGCAGGGTTGGAGTCTATGTGAGCCCTGACAAGAGAGGCGATGATGTTGACGGGTGGGGTGGTGGACACTGACTCTAGCACTGTCTTGGATTTAGAGGGCAGACGACCCCTGCGACCTTTCAGGCTGTCTGTGCGGACGACTGtaagtgagagaaaaaaataatacTCTCACTGACTGTACCCGTCTGAGATTCTCATGTGACTGTCACCGCAAGCCTCCGTTTCACTGAATAACGGCTATATCCATTTCAGTTGATATTTTTATACGACTGGGCACAGtaaacttgcctagttaaataaaggttaaatcaaataaaaaagctTCAGTTTCGCATGGCTTTCATTCTTAGCTTGGGTTTCACATGATTGTCATTGCAACTTGGTTTTCACGTCACATATACTAGACACTGAAGGCTTTAAGGGAGTGTGACATGGCATTACCTTCCTTCACCATTCCCACTCGCAGGCACTTCTGGAAACGGCAGAATTGGCAGCGGTTCCTTCGCCGCTTGTCTACTGGACAGTCTTTGTTGGCTAGGCACACATATTTAGCATTCTTCTGTACAGTTCGCTGCAATAACAAAGAACAGTGTGATTATTTTCCTGCGCATTTGTCAAAGTTCACCTTTTTCTTTTATTATCAGTTTCTTAATAGTGAGCACTTATACTGAAACTGGAGCCAAGTAAATGTATGAATATTAAAGATGTTATTATGTGTAAATGAatcataagtcgctctggataagagcgtctgctaaatgacttaaatgtaaatgtaaataaaaatcatgaaataataataatataactactGTGAAGCATCCTACCTTAAAGAAGCCCTTGCAGCCCTCACAGGTGCGGACCCCGTAGTGCTGACAGGAGGCATTGTCCCCACAAACTGCACAGCGACCCTCGTTGGCCCCGGGGCTGCCGGTCTTAGGGGACAACATGTGCCTTTCCATGAGCCCGGGGCTGTCCATGGACCTCTGGTCTAGGGACAAGGGGGCATAATGGAGCTGGGAGGCATGCCTCTGGGAGGGCTGAAAAAAAGGGTCCTCCTCACCCTGCTGGGGGCCCTGGTGCTGCCCCAGGGGGGAGTGCTGCTCTGTGGTGGGGATGAAGGTGAAGAAGGAGGGTTGCTGAGCCAGGCTTGACTTATCGGCCACCCAGCACCCAGGGTCTGGGGAGTAGGGGCTGAAGGGTGAGTCCCAGACTGGGCCAGGCTGGCTCTGGAAGCCCGGGGTGGGTGGGGAGGGGGCGGCTGATGCGGGGCTGCCATAATAATCGGAGCCGCAGGAGGACAGCGTCTCGTCGAGGTAGCTGAGGGCGAAGGAGCCCGGGTAGCAGCTATATACCTGGATGTCGTCCAGTTTAAAGGCTGAGTGCTGAGCCTGAGGGCTGGAGGTGCTGCCGGCTGAGTGGCCGGAGGGGGCGGTGGAGGTGGTGATCTGGCAGGAGTAGGTGTCAAACTCGCCCACATAGCCGCTGCCCACCAGGGTGTTGATGCTGGGGAGGGAGGAGGCGGTGAGCTGGTCCTGCTCGGCACCAATGTCCATGGTCAGCTTAGCACTGAGTTCGGGGTTCAGGAACTCAGAGCTGTAGTAGTTGTTGTCGTAGGGCACAGTTCCATACTGAGTTTGAACACAGGGCATCGCTAAAAAAAGAATTGAAAACaatatttaataaaaatatttcaaaGACATTCACCATTCAAATAATTGAAATGGTGGCAGTAATGTTGAGTCATGTAGGCCAACCTGCCGTACACTCCAAGCTCACCATCACCCCAGTCAAACCAGGTGCAATAACCATAAACAAGTCAACAACACTGAAGAAACTTAACCGTTCTTAGGAATCCCTTTTTAACACCTCTCCAACAGTGCACCTCGACATCATCCCATACAGAAACACTTCTATCCCCCTTCCTCACACTGACGCAGCTTTAGGCCTGTTGGTACCCCTTTGGTGATTCTGAGAAAGCCTGGAAAACCAGTTGTCCGGATGATGGGGAGATCGTCTTGCTGGAGGATATTGCGTTACTGGCTTTCAATGCTACGATTATGAACAGGGCAACCCTCCTCCCCAAGGACTGACAGTACTAAGGAGTCCAGGGGATTGGGTTTCAGGGTGGGCTAAATGCCAGCTGAAGAGAGGAAGGTGACAGGGCCGGCAGAGCAGAgggctttggggggggggggggggtgtatttagCAGCTGGACATGTGTGTGTTTCATGTCTACCTCGGAACTGTCGATATCAGATCAATATTTGATCTGGTGGACTTTTCTCCATGAGGTGTTATCTCACGGAACTGTAGCTATAATCATCTGATCCAATTAATCTCTTAACTATTGTCTTAATTCAATGTCAGTTACACCACAATGAAGGCTTTTGGTCAATCAGTCAAAGCTTTGATTGTCTCAAGACATCCTTGCATGACTAGACACAATGTAAAATAAACAATTATCCTAAACACTTTCATTTATGTGCAATCCCTGAAAAGGAAGACACTGCTTTTTCCTTGTTATATAATCGTCAACAACATGTCTGGGTGTAGGCTCTTCTGCCCCTAAGCAGTGACTGTTTTCTCTTAGCATGTGCTTTGGTGAGAACTATACACCTGTTGCACACAAACTAATGTAAGAAACATCGTTGACCTATGAAAAGGGTACCAACATCAAAAGGTCACAAGTTAACTTCTGAACTCTGTGTGGAACATGAGTGCAAAGGATATGTGTGCATCATCTGATAAACTGAGGACAAGAGGGATACAACAATGAGACATCCGATACTGCCACCGCCTCTTGAACACAGTAAAACGACTGGCCATATCGCCACCTGTCTGCCTTTCATAATAGTAGCCTAAATTGGTAGCAATGTGACGCATAAACCTATTTATTTAAAATAATACAGATGGATTACGTTTCAAATAACTGACGGTGAAGAGCAAATCATACAAAACTAGAAATATCCAACCACTCACATGCTCAACTATTTCCTTTCAATATTTCAAGCCTCGAAATGATGTAATCATAAAGGCTACACAGCAAACAATACTTGGGCTATTTCAAGACCATCAATACACCCCTATTGGCTCCATATAAAAGGACCTATATAATAGCCCTATAACAGGGAGTGTGCGGCTGGTCACAACACTGACCAACACATACGCAAGTCACAAGTGTGACAGCGCTCAATGTTGAATGCAGTCAAGTCTACAACGATATCCACGACATCTAGCATTTGGTCTGACATGTTATTTACTTATTATTTGATTGACAGTTTCAGCAGCTGTAGCCTACTCGAATGGGAACGTAGCATCTATACATTGGATTTGCGGTATGCCATTAgaaaatataacattttaatTACCAAGAAAACAAAAATACAGCAATTGCAAGTAGGCTCAAATGCAACAAATCATTACATTAAGCAAGCATTTTAGTGGAATAAAGTTTTCAAAGAATAAAAAGGCATCCCTGCCAATCGGATCCATAAAAAACAGTGAAGCGCACTAAGCCTGCATGCAAAATATAAGAAATAACTTTTACTAACCTGCTGTATAAATCCTCAATTCCTTAGCCAACGTCTCATTTATTCCAAGTGATGGATAAACATGAAGTGTGTTACAACCACTGTTTACAATTCTGAAAGGGAATGAATTCTTCAGACTTGAGGCACAGCGCAATATATACAGTCACTTGTATTTTGCCGTTACGTCAAGTAGTCCCGGCTCTAGGCGTGTCTTATCCCATAAAAGGTAAACGGGGCGGTGACTTTTCCGGGTCAGGAGCCAATGGCATCGTTCTCACACAGACATCCTCATCACTCTGACGCACGCTTGGGATTCCATTGACGCAAGCGCCTGCGGAGTTGTCTGATCTAAATTTAGACCTTTTTACATACGTGGTGCTATTACCGCCTGGTATATGCTAAAAATAAACGTCTGATGATGACATTGTATTGCTAAAAAGGAATTTAAAATTGATAACTGACAAATGAGTGccagaaataataataattataggtTTGTCATCTCAAGGAAGACGTTTGTAAAGCCTAAATGCTGTAGGCTATTCAAACTGTACACGATgtagcctatatatatatatatatatgctagtATGTATAGTCTAACAAATCATTTGCAAACAGGAACATACATATAAGGAGTTTATAAACACAATTGCTCAGTTAGGCCTAACCCAATAAGGTCTAGCAGTAGGCCTATCTTCTAAGTACAATGTAACAACAATGAGTAATTACAATACTTTTTAAACTGTACTTACATGAATAATTACACAGTAATAATGGCACTGTAATGTAAAGGGTAAAGCTAATTAATGACATAAGACATTAATGACGTTACATATTGTAACATTTAAAGCCTTTTTATGAATGATTTGGCCTATATAATTACCATAGCCTATAGCCTAACAGT
Proteins encoded in this window:
- the LOC124003531 gene encoding nuclear receptor subfamily 4 group A member 1-like, with product MPCVQTQYGTVPYDNNYYSSEFLNPELSAKLTMDIGAEQDQLTASSLPSINTLVGSGYVGEFDTYSCQITTSTAPSGHSAGSTSSPQAQHSAFKLDDIQVYSCYPGSFALSYLDETLSSCGSDYYGSPASAAPSPPTPGFQSQPGPVWDSPFSPYSPDPGCWVADKSSLAQQPSFFTFIPTTEQHSPLGQHQGPQQGEEDPFFQPSQRHASQLHYAPLSLDQRSMDSPGLMERHMLSPKTGSPGANEGRCAVCGDNASCQHYGVRTCEGCKGFFKRTVQKNAKYVCLANKDCPVDKRRRNRCQFCRFQKCLRVGMVKEVVRTDSLKGRRGRLPSKSKTVLESVSTTPPVNIIASLVRAHIDSNPAIGKLDYSKYQETVASLSEKEDANDIQQFYDLLTGTMDVIRKWAETIPEFIAFCPEDQELLLESAFVELFILRLAYRSSPEKDKLIFCNGVVLHRMQCVRGFGDWIDSIMDFSQSLHRMNLDVSSFACLAALVIITDRHGLKEPKRVEEFQNCLITCLRDHVTSSGSDAGRPQPNFLSRLLGKLPELRTLCTQGLQRIFYLKLEDLVPPPPIVDKIFMDTLPF